The proteins below come from a single Candidatus Margulisiibacteriota bacterium genomic window:
- a CDS encoding prephenate dehydrogenase/arogenate dehydrogenase family protein: protein MKIAIIGAGKMGAWLAQVLAEKNEIALYSRSAEKLQSLGKVKPLKTYDELKKFAPELLINCVSLQYTTEVFDAVIPYLPKTCILSDITSVKNELPEYYQKQGMRFVSTHPMFGPTFADMSHLKGQNAIIITESDAEGKDFFRKLYQSLKLNIYDYNFKEHDERTAYSLSTPFASSMVFAACMKNQEAPGTTFKKHLEIAKGLLSEDDYLLAEIMFNPYTLKQIEMINAKLSYLTHIIKGKDHEEMEKFLKALRDNIE from the coding sequence ATGAAGATTGCCATAATCGGCGCAGGGAAAATGGGTGCTTGGCTTGCGCAGGTGCTGGCCGAAAAGAATGAAATAGCCCTATATAGTAGGAGTGCTGAAAAACTTCAAAGTTTAGGCAAAGTTAAGCCTTTAAAAACTTATGACGAATTAAAGAAGTTTGCGCCTGAGTTATTAATAAACTGTGTTAGCTTACAATATACAACTGAAGTCTTTGACGCGGTAATTCCTTATTTACCAAAAACTTGTATCCTTTCTGATATAACCTCTGTTAAAAATGAGTTGCCAGAATATTATCAAAAGCAGGGGATGAGATTTGTTTCTACGCATCCAATGTTTGGTCCTACTTTTGCAGATATGAGTCACTTAAAAGGTCAAAATGCAATTATTATTACTGAGTCCGATGCTGAGGGTAAAGATTTTTTTAGAAAGCTCTATCAAAGCTTAAAGCTTAATATCTATGATTATAATTTCAAGGAACACGACGAGAGAACGGCTTATTCTCTTTCAACTCCGTTTGCTTCATCAATGGTATTTGCCGCTTGTATGAAAAATCAGGAAGCGCCAGGTACAACATTTAAAAAACATTTAGAAATAGCCAAAGGTTTGCTTTCTGAAGATGATTATCTGTTGGCAGAAATCATGTTCAATCCTTATACACTAAAGCAAATAGAAATGATCAATGCCAAATTGTCATACCTTACTCATATTATTAAGGGTAAGGATCATGAGGAAATGGAAAAGTTTCTTAAAGCATTAAGAGATAACATAGAGTAA